A window of Lodderomyces beijingensis strain CBS 14171 genome assembly, chromosome: 1 contains these coding sequences:
- a CDS encoding 60S ribosomal protein eL33 — protein MAESHRLYVKGKHISYQRSKNVTNPKVSLIQIEGVDSPQDAKFYLGKRIAYVYRAAKEIRGSKIRVIWGKVARTHGNNGLVRANFKKNLPPKTFGASVRVMLYPSNI, from the coding sequence TATACGTTAAAGGTAAACACATCTCCTACCAACGTTCCAAAAACGTCACCAACCCAAAGGTCTCCTTGATCCAAATTGAAGGTGTCGACTCACCACAAGATGCCAAGTTCTACTTGGGCAAGAGAATCGCTTACGTTTACAGAGCGGCAAAGGAAATCAGAGGTTCCAAAATCAGAGTCATTTGGGGTAAAGTTGCTAGAACTCACGGTAACAACGGTTTGGTGAGAGCTAACTTCAAGAAAAACTTGCCACCAAAGACCTTTGGTGCTTCTGTTAGAGTCATGTTGTACCCTTCAAACATCTAA